Genomic DNA from Setaria italica strain Yugu1 chromosome V, Setaria_italica_v2.0, whole genome shotgun sequence:
ATCTCACCCATCCACCACTACGCACAAGAACCACCCATGCATGCTGACACATGTCCACATCTGCATCCTAAAGATCCAAACTGCTTTTATGCTCCCGCTTCAATGTCCTCAGTTGATTGTACTTCGCACgcatcttagggggtgtttgggaaacccctgttaaagtttaacacctgtcacatcggatgtttggatgctaattaggagtactaaacataagctaattacaaaactaattgcacagatggagtataattcgcgagacgaatctattaagcctaattagtccatgatttgacaatgtggtgctacagtaaccatttgctaatgatggattaattaggcttaatagattcgtctcgcgaattagcacaaggttctgcaattagttttataattagctcatatttagtcctcctaattagcatccgaacatccgatgtgacactgttaaagtttagcacctcatatccaaacagccccttaaacATTAGAAGATGTGTTGAATAAGTTCTTCCCGGACATGGATAGGAATTCCTGGCTTGGATCCACgaggtgtgggtggtgtggtgtgggtGTGGTAGGTGAGGGACGAACACGCGGGCCTGAGCTGCGCGGCTTGCCAGCCCGTGGGCTGGGTGGCGTACGGTACGACGCGGCCCAGAGAGGAGAGAAAGTTGTTGTGGTGTGTGCGGCATCCCCCGCCCGGAATAGGCGCCGCGGCAAGTTGACCCCGTTCGGCCGCGCCTCCGTTTGGACCGAGATGGCGCACAAAGAGGTAGAAGCGACCCATTGAAAACTGGGCTTCCACGCTGACCAATAGAGTTGTAATATTCCACCCCCGGCAGACGTGTGTTGTGTGATGCACTGATGCAGTACGGTCCGGTGCTTTCCTGAACATCTCCGAGCTGATCGAACATGGAGCAACATTGCAACAACACGAACGAAGCACACAGATACGGTGGGTTCGGCTTCACGGCCTTATTAATTTACAGCCCCACGAGTCGAAGTAGTAGTGCGAGGGTCCAGTTGACCGGGTCAGCACTTGGACCGGTCTGCGGCGCGAACGTGAAGCTGCCGGCGACGTAGCGCCCCTGCAGCCCGTCGGGTCGCGTCACGAACCGGCGGAACCTGAGCGGCAACCCCCTGTTCCGGCCGGGGCTGACGTCCACCCGGCACCCGCGCGCCGGTGACCGCGGCACGTACACCCTGCAGTCCTTGCTGGTGAAGGGCGCCGCCTGCGCCCCCGTCTCGATCAGGAAGTAGCCGCGCGAGTTCGTGGCGCCCCACACCGACagcgctcggcggcggccgtgccggCACCGCAGCAGCGCCGAGACGTCTGCATGCATTATACTCGTTCTTAGTAAGAGCGCGGGAAATGGCTGGAAATTGatgggcgcggcgcgggcgacgatcggagaaggaaggaaggaagggacgTACTCCGGAGAGGCGAGGCGTCCCTGGACTGGATGTAGCCGCGGTACCGGCAGCCCTTGCACCAGACGACGCCCTCGACGCCGATGGTGAAGTTGAGGTTCGGTTGCGGCCGGGGCAGGCCCATGGCCGACACGCGGGACGGCAGGCACCCCACGGCGAAGATCACAAGGGCGAGGCCGCAGCCTAGGACGCGGCTTATAGGCGCCATTACTATAACTGATGTCTTAAGAGAATGCTATGGTATTGTAGCTAGCGATCGTAGCAAGCCCCAGATCAGGCCGCGCAATTTGTAGCCTAGGAGCACTTTGAGTCAGAGAGCAGATTCCGGCTGGCTCGGACTCAGATACAGTCAGTCAGATGCTTGGGGGTGCGTTGCAAGCGAAATGCATATCCGTGATTGCTCCTCGTGCACTTTATACTAGCTACCAAGTGGATAATGCGGTAATGCCGTACTTGCTTAACTCTagctgataaaaaaaaagacatccACACCAAGAGACTTTGAATTCTTCTACAAGTTTTGTTAGCTCCCTGAAAACCAAAATGGCAATCTGAAACTGTGCCCAACTGatctttagttctggttggcAAGTCTTATAGCTCccgaaaaaccaaccgggactaactattcAGGACtaactctttagtcccgggtcgtTCACCGGAACTAGAGACCccttttaatcctggttggtaataccagttaaaaaaataaaaaaagtgccAGCCACCCGCGCCGGCTTGTACCGCGCCAGCCTTGCGCCGGCCGGGTGGCCGCCCGAGCCAGAGGCctg
This window encodes:
- the LOC101756797 gene encoding non-classical arabinogalactan protein 31, coding for MAPISRVLGCGLALVIFAVGCLPSRVSAMGLPRPQPNLNFTIGVEGVVWCKGCRYRGYIQSRDASPLRNVSALLRCRHGRRRALSVWGATNSRGYFLIETGAQAAPFTSKDCRVYVPRSPARGCRVDVSPGRNRGLPLRFRRFVTRPDGLQGRYVAGSFTFAPQTGPSADPVNWTLALLLRLVGL